A single window of Cryptococcus neoformans var. neoformans JEC21 chromosome 3 sequence DNA harbors:
- a CDS encoding delta24(24-1) sterol reductase, putative yields the protein MSVTQDNLRQRKATNLRSDDIANGNSTALLKINAVPTEHGQERDKELDEHQEYEFGGPVGVLAMMLGFPLLMYYLWICLWYYQGSFVYPTSVDDIGPFFHRMWEHIYDGAYPTKFAFTTYWGLTAIQLVFAAVMPGIYQNGLPVPSLNYKTLTYKCNALYSWYTTLILAGVLHKTGIYRLPWIIENFGHIMTVSIITSYSVSIIIDVFARVFKYGGGPLRMSGNIFYDHFMGVSLNPRLGIIDLKMFAEVRVPWVLLFLFALSATVKQYEEAGRVTYNMVHFLLATGLYINACAKAEQMIPQTWDMFHEKFGWMLIFWNMSGVPMTYVYPAIYMSRAPIASYEFSRLGSLALFSTLMLCYYIFDCSMAQKSVFKMQQQGEYKPRKAFPQMPWAELKNPTYIQTKHGNKLLTSGFWRFARKPNYTADWIQACTWGLTAGFNTIITMWYPIFFLAVLIHRCERDFAKCARKYGDDWDEYCKVVKWKFIPGIY from the exons ATGTCTGTCACCCAGGACAACCTCCGCCAGCGCAAGGCCACTAACCTCCGCTCGGACGACATTGCCAATGGAAACTCTACTGCCTTGCTTAAGATCAATGCTGTCCCCACCGAGCACGGACAGGAAAGGGACAAGGAGCTCGATGAGCACCAGGA GTATGAATTTGGCGGACCTGTTGGCGTGCTTGCAATGATGCTTGGTTTCCCGCTCCTGATGT ACTACCTTTGGATCTGCCTCTGGTATTATCAGGGAAGCTTTGTATATCCCACCTCTGTGGATGACATCGggcccttcttccaccgcATGTGGGAGCATATCTACGAC GGCGCTTACCCCACCAAATTCGCTTTTACCACTTACTGGGGTCTCACTGCCATCCAACTCGTTTTTGCGGCTGTCATGCCTGGTATATATCAAAATGGTCTCCCTGTCCCCTCCCTCAACTACAAGACTCTTACCTACAAGTGTAATGCCCTTTACTCGTGGTATACTACCCTTATTCTCGCTGGTGTGCTCCACAAGACCGGCATCTACCGCTTGCCTTGGATTATTGAAAACTTTGGTCATATCATGACTGTTTCTATCATCACATCCTACAGCGtgtccatcatcatcgacgTGTTTGCCAGGGTCTTCAAATACGGCGGTGGCCCCCTTCGAATGAGCGGCAACATATTTTATGACCACTTTATGGGTGTCTCCCTTAACCCTAGACTTGGTATAATTGACCTCAAGATGTTTGCCGAGGTTCGAGTTCCTTGGGTgttgctcttcttgttcgCCTTGTCTGCGACCGTTAAGCAGTACGAGGAGGCTGGCAGGGTCACTTACAACATGGTTCACTTTTTGCTTGCCACCGGGTTGTACATCAATGCTTGTGCCAAGGCAGAGCAAATGATTCCTCAGACCTGGGACATGTTCCATGAGAAATTTGGATGGATGTTGATCTTCTGGAACATGTCTGGTGT TCCCATGACCTATGTCTACCCCGCTATCTACATGTCTCGAGCTCCTATCGCGTCCTATGAGTTCTCGCGATTAGGATCCCTTGCCTTGTTCTCCACTCTTATGCTCTGCTACTATATCTTTGACTGCTCCATGGCTCAAAAATCTGTCTTCAAGATGCAGCAGCAAGGCGAGTACAAGCCCCGAAAGGCTTTTCCTCAGATGCCTTGGGCCGAACTCAAGAATCCGACTTACATCCAAACCAAACACGGCAACAAGCTTCTCACTTCGGGTTTCTGGAGGTTTGCGCGAAAGCCCAACTACACTGCCGATTGGATCCAAGCTTGTACCTGGGGTCTTACCGCAGGGTTTAACACGATTATCACGATGTGGTACcctatcttcttccttgctgTGTTGATTCATAGGTGTGAGAGGGACTTTGCCAAATGTGCGAGGAAATATGGGGATGATTGGGACGAGTACTGCAAGGTTGTCAAGTGGAAATTCATCCCTGGTATCTACTAG
- a CDS encoding endopeptidase, putative: MRSFSPTLLFLLLSLISHFVVAVPIATSVTQHRLKLRKLPVARDDEHPVVAFERHYDAATRRLHHYQRLSPPEITYLKGLTKEKRQTIERDTMLRNRTWTPRLLRKKRSNQSSKRAYWREGDNEPSGISVPLPKFHLLAINSTGTAAAAATRTVTASGSNANGFSQAAADTDIVLTNSTSALVQGGSPAIIDANDIGYLCEIQIGTPPQSFLMLMDTGSADTWVPSTECLPQNCGNHLSLGANTSSTFQASNRTFQVTYGSGAVSGIIGADTVTVAGMTLENYSMGATLQESVQFGDDNIPFDGLMGLAMNQLSHQGVPTLVDSLQSAGLIQNAILGIALGRYADGENDGELVFGQADASKFDPSTTQTLPVTSDDGFWQVTMSAVTIDGQDAVINRQAILDTGTTLMMAPNDDAMAFHELINGSASIGSGMFSIPCTIEQVVTMTFGNVAFQIDVRDLIFQPITDDLRGNCVSSLSAGTIKNGDTWLLGDSFLKNVYMTTNVDDKTVQLSARTNAPGSSSLE; this comes from the exons ATGCGTTCTTTTTCACCCACCCTCCTTTTTCTACTTCTGTCTCTTATATCACACTTCGTCGTTGCCGTCCCTATCGCAACTTCCGTGACTCAACACCGCTTGAAACTGCGTAAGCTTCCTGTCGCCCGAGACGATGAACACCCAGTTGTGGCTTTTGAACGTCACTATGATGCTGCCACTCGGCGTTTACACCATTACC AGCGACTATCTCCCCCCGAGATAACCTACCTTAAAGGACTGACTAAGGAAAAG CGCCAAACGATTGAAAGAGATACCATGCTTCGCAACCGTACATGGACCCCTCGACTGCTtaggaagaaaaggtccAATCAATCCTCAAAGAGGGCATACTGGCGAGAGGGAGACAACGAGCCTTCTGGAATCTCGGTACCCCTTCCCAAATTCCACCTGCTGGCCATTAACAGCACTGGTACCGCCGCTGCGGCCGCGACCAGAACTGTCACCG CTTCCGGATCCAACGCCAATGGATTTAGTCAAGCCGCTGCTGATACAGACATTGTCTTGACCAACTCTACCAGCGCTTTGGTTCAAGGTGGCTCCCCCGCAATCATTGATGCGAATGACATTG GGTATCTCTGCGAGATCCAGATCGGCACCCCACCTCAATCTTTCTTGATGCTTATGGACACAGGTAGCGCTGATACATGGGTTCCTTCCAC TGAATGCTTACCCCAAAATTGCGGTaatcatctctccctcgGCGCCAACACAAGCAGCACATTCCAGGCATCCAACCGGACTTTTCAAGTGACCTACGGCTCTGGTGCCGTCTCTGGGATTATTGGAGCCGATACTGTGACTGTTGCCGGCATGACTCTTGAAAATTACTCAATGGGTGCCACTCTACAGGAATCCGTTCAATTCGGAGACGACAACATTCCATTTGATGGGTTGATGGGTTTAGCTATGAAT CAACTGTCTCATCAAGGCGTGCCTACTCTTGTAGATTCTCTCCAATCTGCTGGGCTCATTCAAAATGCGATTTTAGGTATCGCGCTCGGACGTTACG CTGATGGCGAGAACGACGGAGAACTCGTATTTGGGCAAGCTGACGCCTCAAAGTTCGACCCTTCTACAACTCAGACGCTCCCTGTTACCTCTGATGATGGCTTTTGGCAGGTCACCATGTCAGCGGTGACGATCGATGGGCAGGATGCTGTTATCAACCGGCAAGCCATTCTCGACACTGGAACAACACTCATGATGGCGCCCAACGACGA TGCCATGGCCTTCCATGAATTGATCAACGGGTCAGCAAG CATCGGTAGCGGCATGTTTTCTATTCCGTGCACGATTGAACAAGTCGTGACGATGACCTTTGGGAATGTCGCGTTCCA AATCGACGTTCGCGACCTCATATTCCAACCCATCACCGACGATCTTCGAGGCAATTGTGTCTCGTCTCTTTCTGCCGGTACGATTAAAAACGGCGACACATGGCTCCTCGGTGATTCCTTCCTGAAGAATGTGTACATGACCACCAATGTGGACGATAAAACCGTCCAACTTTCAGCTCGAACGAACGCCCCTGGGTCCTCGAGCCTTGAATGA